Sequence from the Candidatus Woesearchaeota archaeon genome:
ATCCTAAATTGAACAATATCTCCTTCATTAAAATTAGGACCATTTAATATTTCTACATTAATAGTTTTATTTAAACTTACAGGATCACTTTGATTATTAGTTAAAGGTAAATAATCATATACAGTTCCAATTCCTGCTATAAGTTGATAAGAAGTCTCTCCAATTCCATCTCCATCTAAATCTTGACCAGAATAATCATCATAATAATTACCTCCAATATTTGCACCACCAATAATATTTGTTCCAAAGGTTTTTGAAGAATTGAAAAGATTATTATAGACATTTGTCATATTTATATGATAATTTACATTATTCGAGAAATAATTATTATATAATTTATTATTTAATTCAATATGTCCTAAAAAATAAACTCCATTTTGATTATTTGAAATATTACAATCTCTAATTATCATATCATTTGCTCCTTGAAATACTATTCCTGTATCCAAAGAAGAAATTGAAACATTTATTACTTCAACATTTTGTCCACCGTAAAGATATAAACCATCCTCTGATGAACTTAATTGAGTATTTTGAATTATTGTACCATCATTATTTGAAATTCTTAAAGCAGTTTGAGTAATTGTATTTATAATTGAATTATTAATCGTTCCTGATATACCAAAGTCTAAACCACGATTTGAATTTGTAATAGTAATATTTTCAATTAACATATTTTGTCCTCCAGTTTGTATAGCCTCTCCAAAATTAGTTCCATCGGCTGCTGATTGAATATTAGTAAAAGTTGAATCTTTAATTGTAGAATCATCTGAATCTAATTTAATCCCACCATAATAATTTATCACATTACAATTCTTAATAGTAATATTTGAAAACATACTAGATGCAACAATCCCGAAATAAGAGCTATTACCATCCAAAATAGAACCATTACAATCAAAAGTAATATCACTAGCATTTAATATGAAAACTCCTTCATTACCTGGCATCATATATTCATAATCATCTTCTAAAATATATGTTCCAGTACATAGAGTAGTTGATTCTGTTATGAATATATCACCAGTATTTGTAGGAGTTAAACAAGAACTTGCAGGAGCAACACTTTGATTATTTGTTAAAGGTAAGTAATCATATACTCCGCTTCCAAGAGAATAACTACTATTTCCTATACCCTCCCCAGTTATATCTAATCCTGTATAATTGTCATAATAATTTCCTCCAATATGAGTTCCACCTATAATATTTGTGCCTAAAGTTTTAGTTATATTGAAAAAATTATTAGTTTGAGAATTGATAAAAGCATGAGCTTCACCATTATTTGAAAAATAATTATTATAAATTGTATTATTACTAACTGTTGGATTAAACTTAATTCCATATTCTACACAATTAGAAAGATTTGAATTTCTTATTATATTATGACTTTCCCAAATATTAATACCATGATATCCAGATGAAACAATATCAATATCATCTATTATTGTATATGCTCCTCCAAGCTCAATAGCATGAGATCCAGTTTGATCAAATGTTATACTCCTTAAAGTATTATAATTTCCAGATTCAATCATAAAACCTTGTGAACCACTTTGATTAATTAAAATATCTTCAAAATTATTATTATTTGAGTCAAGCAACCAAAATCCATAATTTACTTGATTTAAATCTACATTAATAAAAGAATTATTATTTGAATACTCTAATCTATATAAACCAAAATCTCCCATAAGACCAACTGATGTTATATCAGTAAATGAATTATTATCTCCAACTAAAAAAATATCATTATCTGAATTTGATAAAAAATTAATATTTTCGATAATATTATTTGAACTTGATTCAAATTTTAGTCCAATATAAAAATTATTAATATTACAATTTCTAAGCATGATATCATCTCCAGTAAATCTGAATGCAACTCCTTTATTTGAACCTGATTGATTTCCAAAAATATTAGAGTTATTACAATCAAGAATATAATTATTACCTTGAAGATGAAAGACACCATCAGGAGTTCCTAAATCATCAAAATAATAATCTCCTTGACACATAGTCAAATTAGTTCCTGAATTTTCATCTAAATAAATATTTTCATCTCCACCCACTGGAGTAAAACATGCAAAAGTAAAATTTATAGCAATTAAACCCAAAAATACGAAAATTAAAATATTAAATATTTTTCTCATCTTTTTAATTAACTGATTCAGGAATTTTATTTACTTGACTTATAGTTGTTGAAATTAATTCTTCTTCATATAATTTCATACCATCATCATTATTAATTTCTACACACGATTGACTTCCAAACAAACCATTAGTACTATATCCTTCAGTACATTCACGACATTTCATTGTACCAGTTAAATTTGTATAGGTATCAATTTCACATAAATTACAAATTTCCATTCCTGCTTCATTATTATAACTACCAATTGGACAAGACTTACAACTATCTCGTCCTTTTTCGTTGTGTTCTAAGGGTTGATAAGAACCTCTTGGACAATCGAAACAATTTGTACCATCACCATATTCTCCAATAGGACAACCAACATCAATACCTAAGTCACCTCTACCTTCACAATTAGGAACATTATACAAATCTCCTTGATATCCAGCTACACACAGACCAATGTCAACTCCATTTGTACAAGTCATATCGCCAGATCCAGGATGTGCGTAAAGACAAGAAGTCCCTGTCCACTCATCTTCTTGTACATAATGTTCATTATAGATACTGTTAGGATCTTCACTAGAATAAGTAGATCCACCATCACAATCTGAACTGTCAAAGTAATCTCCTTGATATGCAATAATACAAGTTTCAACATCAATACCTGTTTCACAAACTAATCCTCTAATTGGATGAACATACTCACATGAGTCTGGTTGAGGAATATTTTCTTCTATAATTTCACAACTATTACTACACATATCATTATTATTAGAATTACCATCATCACATTCTTCATTAGGTGTCAAAAATCCATCACCACAAAGTATCTCTATTTCACATGCACCATTTCTACATTTATAATCATCATCGCAAGAGATACCACACATACCACAATTGCTTTCATCATTCATTATATCTATAGTTTTTCCAGAACACTCAACAAGTGCTGCATTAGCAGGATAGAGAGGATCACAATTATTTGAATTAGCAAAGTAATCTCCTTGATATGCAATAATACAAGTTTCAACATCAATACCTCCTATACACATTAAATCACCCATTCCACCACCAGCTTGATATTCACATGATTCCTCAACTAAATTTCTGTTTTTAAACTTACAATCATTTGTACACGCATCTTCATTAACATTATTTCCATCATCACATTCTTCATAAGATATGGAAATAATACCATCTCCACAAACTGAAGTAGGTTTACAAATACCTTCCATACACATTTCGTTATTTTCACAAGAAACACCACATATCCCGCAATTAGCTTCATTACTATCTAAGAAAACATTCTTTCCTGAACATTGAGTAAATACATTATTTACACATACACCATCGCTACATTTATAATCTTCATCACAAGAAGTACCACAAATACCACAATTATCATTATCAGTATTTACATCAACTATTTTACCTGAACATTGAACGAGATTTTCATATACACATTCACCAGCAATACACTCTTGGTCATCATCACAAGAAACACCACACATACCACAATTATCTCTTTCGATCATTAAGTCTACTATTAAATTACCGCATTGTGCTAAACTAGAAGTTGGATCATTTTCTTGACATTCACCTGAGTTTTCGATTTCAATATTAAACTGATTTGCAAAACATCCATTTGGATAAGTTATACCATCAACCCCACAAACAGGTTCATGAATTTCAGAACATTCAACAGTTTCATTAAATACTTCATCGTCTCCAAATAATCCACTAACCCAATCTCCCATACTCTCGAAGATACCTCTGTTGTCAAGTTTACTCATTTTAATTTTACCTGATACTATGTTGTCAAAAAATGTTTCTCCTAGGTTCCCTCCTTTTGCAAATATATCTTGAACAGTTTCTTGTTCTACTTCAAATAAAAGATAAGCATCTGAATCTTCTTCTTCAACTACATTTCCTTCTTTTAGATTAATGGACATATATTGAATTGATGAATCATTTCTAATCCCTTCTATATTAATAATATAATTTTCTTTTAATAAATTTAAGAAATCTTGATATGGGTCAGTTTCACCAGCTTCATTATTTT
This genomic interval carries:
- a CDS encoding right-handed parallel beta-helix repeat-containing protein, which translates into the protein MRKIFNILIFVFLGLIAINFTFACFTPVGGDENIYLDENSGTNLTMCQGDYYFDDLGTPDGVFHLQGNNYILDCNNSNIFGNQSGSNKGVAFRFTGDDIMLRNCNINNFYIGLKFESSSNNIIENINFLSNSDNDIFLVGDNNSFTDITSVGLMGDFGLYRLEYSNNNSFINVDLNQVNYGFWLLDSNNNNFEDILINQSGSQGFMIESGNYNTLRSITFDQTGSHAIELGGAYTIIDDIDIVSSGYHGINIWESHNIIRNSNLSNCVEYGIKFNPTVSNNTIYNNYFSNNGEAHAFINSQTNNFFNITKTLGTNIIGGTHIGGNYYDNYTGLDITGEGIGNSSYSLGSGVYDYLPLTNNQSVAPASSCLTPTNTGDIFITESTTLCTGTYILEDDYEYMMPGNEGVFILNASDITFDCNGSILDGNSSYFGIVASSMFSNITIKNCNVINYYGGIKLDSDDSTIKDSTFTNIQSAADGTNFGEAIQTGGQNMLIENITITNSNRGLDFGISGTINNSIINTITQTALRISNNDGTIIQNTQLSSSEDGLYLYGGQNVEVINVSISSLDTGIVFQGANDMIIRDCNISNNQNGVYFLGHIELNNKLYNNYFSNNVNYHINMTNVYNNLFNSSKTFGTNIIGGANIGGNYYDDYSGQDLDGDGIGETSYQLIAGIGTVYDYLPLTNNQSDPVSLNKTINVEILNGPNFNEGDIVQFRITYANFTGTPNLNMICPGTIYNDPTISSPHDRSCKIIKDGSYNISFNLTDSEESVIKIVQVNVSNVIPYNLDQVSGINQGVEYMFQLSFDDDGMFDPFNISVNWGDNSSSSIINTYSRLHSIYHNYSNDGNYTINFTVKDDDDFSNVFSFNITLIEDEFNIFNNQTITFGENSVLELFIKNIVSTSDLNISWGDSLNTYNISAQTNGSQYSHNYTSFGNYTINASMIGCKSGALCIGGNTYTATMWVNVIGYGDSIINGVESCDTNNFGGLTCSNYGHNSGSLSCNAGVIDSSSCYTQSSGGGGGSSASNDIEEVIEVINTTSINITNPILNNTLTEDLINMSNFQKINLSGINITLLNKENETLTQDLINESEFLELNITIPLVENETSLFDFIPYIDTIFDFFEIDFDIEEYNFKPRVSLIFTQLKSDIDWSEEVVIEEEIMPSDYDFEPNIYLIFNQFKEDIDWSEELVVQEDLVPYDFKSTLEVVFDSLNLDIERIQ
- a CDS encoding DUF4215 domain-containing protein, with protein sequence MDKKNKILLVIIIFLGLFQTGFSADFEFSDVGSCRYFDMMEQTADCHNDISKLTCDSLDGAFFFGDDCINEQLFTCFNGVLDGRETGIDCGGDCLSACSNNGYSCNIDSDCVSDVCSNRVCQSASCADGVKNGDETGLDCGGTCPVSCQNNEAGETDPYQDFLNLLKENYIINIEGIRNDSSIQYMSINLKEGNVVEEEDSDAYLLFEVEQETVQDIFAKGGNLGETFFDNIVSGKIKMSKLDNRGIFESMGDWVSGLFGDDEVFNETVECSEIHEPVCGVDGITYPNGCFANQFNIEIENSGECQENDPTSSLAQCGNLIVDLMIERDNCGMCGVSCDDDQECIAGECVYENLVQCSGKIVDVNTDNDNCGICGTSCDEDYKCSDGVCVNNVFTQCSGKNVFLDSNEANCGICGVSCENNEMCMEGICKPTSVCGDGIISISYEECDDGNNVNEDACTNDCKFKNRNLVEESCEYQAGGGMGDLMCIGGIDVETCIIAYQGDYFANSNNCDPLYPANAALVECSGKTIDIMNDESNCGMCGISCDDDYKCRNGACEIEILCGDGFLTPNEECDDGNSNNNDMCSNSCEIIEENIPQPDSCEYVHPIRGLVCETGIDVETCIIAYQGDYFDSSDCDGGSTYSSEDPNSIYNEHYVQEDEWTGTSCLYAHPGSGDMTCTNGVDIGLCVAGYQGDLYNVPNCEGRGDLGIDVGCPIGEYGDGTNCFDCPRGSYQPLEHNEKGRDSCKSCPIGSYNNEAGMEICNLCEIDTYTNLTGTMKCRECTEGYSTNGLFGSQSCVEINNDDGMKLYEEELISTTISQVNKIPESVN